TTGAGTCTTTTTTGAATCACGATATCAAGGGTAATTTAAATGATCTAGATTATTAACAAAATTGATATTTTTTTAATGTTTCTTGTTATATATCCACTCTATCCAAATTGTTTTAAACATTTGATCTATTTATTTTTCATTAGAACGTGATATCGTTGGGAAGCCAGTTAAACAACTTCGAGAATGTGGAGAAGATGTTGAAAGATAGATTAGGAGATGCAGAGACCAAGAGGATAATCTCGAGAGCTGTTTATCTCATTCATATTGGTCCTAACGACTATTTTTATTCTTTATCTGTTAATGCCTCTAATTTTCAATCCAAAACCAAAGACACATTCGTAGATTATGGTATCGGTAACACCACGACAGTGATCGAGGTAAATATAAGAGAAAAAAACAAAAATAACACTAAATCAAGTTTATGTTCTCAAACTAGCACTCAAGGTCAAAAGTCACAAAAATAGCACTTAATGTTTTATCAAAAGTCACAAACTTAGGGTTTAGAGTTAAAGGGTGGGGTTTAGGATTTAGGGTTTAGGGTTTAGAGTTTAGGGTTTGGGGATAAGATTTCAAATTTTGAAAAAAAAAAAAAATTAAAATTTTCAAAGGATAAACTTAGAAAGATGCTATTTTGGTCATTTTAGTTTTTGAGTGCTATTTTTGTGATATAAACTTAGAAAGGTGCTATTTTGGAGATTTGTCCTAAATATAAACAAACCTACTATTTTATATATTTGATAGGTCATAATGTTACCACAAAGTGGTGATCACATAATCTCCATATATACTAAGCTACTAATTTATCATAATTCATATGATTTGTTGTAAACTTTGTAGGGAATAATATAAAATCGGAGGAAGGAAGTTTGGGATCATGAACATAGGTCGAATCGACTGTATCCCGGAACTGCTAGCACTGGATCCGACAAGAATAGGGTCATGTTTCGAACCCATCAATGAGTTGACAAAACTTCACAACGTAAAAATTTCAAATGTTTCGAGAGATATACAGGGCCAATTACCCGATTTCAAATACTCTCTTTTCGACCTCTACACTGCTGATACTGAAACTATGGCCAATCCCACAAAACACGGTATCAAGCATTTGCATGTTACTATTATTATTATTATTGATTTACTGTAATGTCTTATGTATGCGAAGCTTATATAATGCTCATGTTTCAATTGTAAGTATAGGTTTTAAGGAAGTGAAGAAAGCTTGTTGTGGAAGTGGACCGTTCTGGGGAAGCCGTACGTGTGGGTACCAAGAAGGAATGTCACATGGCTACGAGTTATGCGATAACGTTAGTGACTATATGTTCTTCGATGGCTCACATACGACTGAGAAGGCTAATCAACAGACCGCTGAGTTGATGTGGGATGGTCCGTCCGATCTTGTCGGACCCTACAATCTTAAGACCTAGTTTCAAAACTTTTAATTAATTTAAAGATTCCAGAATATATGGCTGACCTTCTTACAAACGGCATTAAATTTGATGGTTGTATGATAATAATAATAATAATTTGAAAATTTACATAGATTGTTGCCAGATTTTGAAGATCATAATCAAGAAACGGTACTTTTTGTTTATTCTCAATGGAAAATGAGTTTTATAGCTTACAAACAAACGGCCGTTTACTTATTTCACAAAGAAACAGTCAAACAGAACGAAACTAGGGCTTTTCTAGATTTCTTGCGCTGGAAGAAAAGTCACCGATTTACCTACAAGATCCCTTATGTTCACCGGATAGACAACATGTCTGTCTCCAGCATAGAACAGATTGGCAATCTCTTCATCAGTTTTCTCAGTGTTGTGACGCCCGTCAAAGAACAAAAATCCTTTCTGGTAACTGCAGAGTTTCGAATGCACGTTGCTATAGCCACACCCGAACGCATTTCTCGATCCAGTACCGCAGCAAGAGGTCGTCGTATCAGTATACCCTAACCATCAAAACCGCGATTTTCAAATTATAATTACTAGAAAAAATATATCATAAATGCTTTTAAAAAGGAAATTTTCTTTAATTACCGTGGCATGATGGTTCATTGATCCTGCGGAGAATTTCACCGTTGAAATCAAAGACGCTGTACCGTAAGCTACGGAATCTTACGGTGATAGCAAAGAGCACATGACCAAGCCGTTCATTGTGTGTTTTCACCATAAAGTTAACCATCTCCATACAACTTTCACCTGTCTTAAACTCTTGTCTCACTATTGGTAAACAACCAAGCGGTCCCAAGTTCTGTACCGCAAACTTTCTCGCCCCACCTGACTTGTACAAACTCTGCATATCACAAATACATTTCCCGGTTCAGTGTTGACCAATAATAAATTCCCACTACGATCAAAATCTCCTCAAAGTTAGACCGGACCAGATCTAAACCGTTCCAGTAACTTTTGTAGAAACCTACATACCATTAGATCTCTGGATAGCTTTTGAAGAACACGGGCAACAAAAGCAACTTGCTCCACAGGATTAGCATTTGGATGAGCCTTGGCGAAATTTAAGTAATCATCAGCTCCGATGTTGATCATGTATATAGCTTCTGCTCGTTCTTTATCGCTCCACTTCTTATGTAACTCAATAAACTTCAATATCTGTTGTCCAAAACTCATCTGCCAAAACAAGAAAGTCATTACAAATCCACTTTAGTCTTAAAGCGTAAAAAGACAAAAGCGTACAGTGTCAGATGGAGATCCAAGAACAGTTGCTCCAGAAATGGCAAAGCTTGCTCCACGAGAGAGATCACCTTTTGGATCAAGAACCGGAGGTACAGGTTCTTGATTACCAACCAATCGACCTGGTTGCAGTTACATCATAATCAGTTACAAGAACTTTAGAAAGAAGTACAAGACTTGCATGTACTTGTTTCATATGTTATGTGTATATGTACCGATGAAATCTGGGACAATGTTGCCGTCCGACCAACGACCGGTCGGAAAGTCGATGGACTCGCCGTATGGCCAGGTGGTGGCCGGATCGAACGCTGATGAGAAGAACTTGGTGTTGCCTACATCGTAGGAAGAGTCGCCGAAGGTGAACAAGAGAGGTGGCTCGCCGGCAACGTTTGCCGGGAAACTGGCGAGTGTAAAAGACGCTAATAACCCTGCGAAGATAATTAAATTACGGTTGATTGCCATTTTTGTCTTTGACAGTGGAGTTGTGACTTGT
This sequence is a window from Brassica oleracea var. oleracea cultivar TO1000 chromosome C1, BOL, whole genome shotgun sequence. Protein-coding genes within it:
- the LOC106343078 gene encoding GDSL esterase/lipase At3g14220, which gives rise to MAINRNLIIFAGLLASFTLASFPANVAGEPPLLFTFGDSSYDVGNTKFFSSAFDPATTWPYGESIDFPTGRWSDGNIVPDFIGRLVGNQEPVPPVLDPKGDLSRGASFAISGATVLGSPSDTMSFGQQILKFIELHKKWSDKERAEAIYMINIGADDYLNFAKAHPNANPVEQVAFVARVLQKLSRDLMSLYKSGGARKFAVQNLGPLGCLPIVRQEFKTGESCMEMVNFMVKTHNERLGHVLFAITVRFRSLRYSVFDFNGEILRRINEPSCHGYTDTTTSCCGTGSRNAFGCGYSNVHSKLCSYQKGFLFFDGRHNTEKTDEEIANLFYAGDRHVVYPVNIRDLVGKSVTFLPAQEI